From one Campylobacter suis genomic stretch:
- a CDS encoding sensor histidine kinase, producing MILLICALVYKDTKRLKEKILNYEEHMDKNGFFFDENAEISTSLDELFLQIKEKNKKLTKKSAKIKLRNSQLQGLLGSISHEFKNPIAVINAASQTIKNDPQMDEKTRANFIEKIVRNSQNIVALIDRVNLRSSENLIAQKSKFDLGILVKNIQNELSSRYMDRQILYTQKSVMITADETLMRQVIINLVENALKYSLDEVVIRLNENSLLVCDKGVGIEAKEIKLITKKYFKTSDNNKTNSFGLGLYIVKQILKMHDFELIINSQKDKGSEFGFKFL from the coding sequence ATGATTTTACTAATTTGTGCTTTGGTGTATAAAGATACAAAAAGATTAAAAGAAAAAATTTTAAACTATGAAGAACACATGGATAAAAACGGGTTTTTCTTTGATGAAAATGCTGAGATTAGCACTAGTTTGGATGAGCTTTTTTTGCAGATAAAAGAGAAAAATAAAAAACTAACTAAAAAATCAGCCAAGATAAAACTAAGGAATTCGCAACTACAAGGACTTCTTGGCTCTATATCGCATGAGTTTAAAAACCCTATTGCTGTGATAAATGCTGCTAGCCAAACTATAAAAAATGATCCTCAAATGGATGAAAAAACAAGAGCAAATTTTATAGAAAAGATCGTTAGAAATAGCCAAAATATCGTGGCGTTGATAGATCGTGTAAATTTGCGTTCGAGTGAAAATTTAATCGCTCAAAAAAGCAAATTTGATCTTGGAATTTTGGTTAAAAATATTCAAAACGAACTCTCGTCGCGCTATATGGATAGACAAATTTTATACACTCAAAAAAGTGTCATGATAACGGCAGATGAGACGCTGATGCGGCAAGTCATTATAAATTTGGTTGAAAATGCGCTTAAATACTCTTTAGATGAGGTTGTTATAAGGCTTAACGAAAACTCTCTTCTTGTGTGTGATAAGGGTGTCGGTATTGAGGCAAAAGAGATAAAGCTAATAACCAAAAAATACTTTAAAACTAGCGATAATAATAAGACAAATTCATTTGGGCTAGGGCTTTATATTGTAAAACAGATACTAAAAATGCACGACTTTGAGCTAATTATAAACTCGCAAAAG
- the pstA gene encoding phosphate ABC transporter permease PstA — protein sequence MRKLKGAIFKGFCKASFWLCVAFLLLFLGTLIKNGVGEFSKFYIKTEFVVTENLLANPYSFESEYKKFISRAWIRELPALLRLQNAKAGDRIQTLATANADVQSQLKLGVSKLNETQISQVANLRNKGVIINKFSLDFFTKSDSKIPENAGFLSAIFGSVLVMCVAMMSAFPVGLASGIYLEKFAKDNKFSKFIEISINNLNAVPSIIFGLLGLAVFINFFGLPRSSIIVGGLVLGIMSLPVIIVSVRSALRSVPESISQAGYSLGLNKFQVIKDHVLPSAWSGILTGIIMALAGAIGETAPLMIVGMIAFVPEMATSLFSPSAVMPSQIFIWSGSPELIYVQKTSAAILTLLFITFSLNLLAIILRNKINKKAQ from the coding sequence ATGAGAAAGTTAAAAGGCGCGATATTTAAAGGCTTTTGCAAGGCTTCATTTTGGCTTTGCGTAGCATTTTTGTTGCTATTTTTAGGAACATTGATAAAAAATGGAGTTGGAGAATTTAGCAAATTTTATATAAAAACTGAGTTTGTAGTAACTGAAAATTTACTAGCAAATCCTTACTCATTTGAAAGTGAATATAAAAAGTTTATATCGCGTGCATGGATAAGAGAGCTACCAGCACTATTAAGATTACAAAATGCCAAGGCTGGAGATAGGATACAAACTCTAGCTACTGCAAATGCAGATGTTCAATCACAGCTTAAGCTAGGAGTCTCTAAGCTAAATGAGACGCAAATAAGCCAAGTGGCAAACCTTAGAAATAAAGGCGTTATAATAAACAAATTTAGTCTTGACTTTTTTACAAAAAGTGACTCAAAAATTCCAGAAAATGCAGGCTTTTTATCAGCTATATTTGGCAGTGTCTTAGTTATGTGCGTAGCCATGATGTCAGCGTTTCCAGTAGGGCTTGCGAGCGGAATTTATCTAGAAAAATTTGCAAAGGACAATAAATTTAGCAAATTTATAGAAATTAGCATAAATAACCTAAACGCAGTCCCTTCAATCATCTTTGGACTGCTCGGACTTGCGGTATTTATAAATTTCTTTGGACTGCCAAGAAGCTCGATAATCGTAGGCGGCTTAGTGCTTGGCATTATGAGCTTGCCTGTGATTATAGTAAGCGTAAGAAGCGCACTAAGATCGGTGCCTGAAAGCATTTCGCAAGCTGGATATAGTTTGGGTTTAAATAAATTTCAAGTCATAAAAGACCATGTCTTGCCGAGTGCTTGGAGTGGGATACTAACTGGGATTATAATGGCACTGGCTGGAGCTATCGGCGAAACTGCTCCGCTTATGATAGTTGGCATGATAGCCTTTGTTCCAGAGATGGCAACAAGTCTTTTTAGCCCATCAGCCGTCATGCCGTCACAAATTTTCATCTGGTCAGGAAGCCCAGAGCTAATATATGTACAAAAGACCAGCGCTGCTATACTCACGCTACTTTTTATAACATTTTCACTAAATTTACTAGCAATAATCCTAAGAAATAAAATCAACAAAAAGGCACAATGA
- a CDS encoding PstS family phosphate ABC transporter substrate-binding protein: MKVFKSVVAASLLCMVAYAEQIRIAGSSTVFPFSSFVAEEFAALKGKKAPIVESLGTGGGFKAFCASQKGIDIANASRPMKLSEFQECEKNGINQISGFMIGYDGIVLAQNKQNAELSLTKEQIFLALAKQIPQNGALVDNPYKKWNQIDASLPDKEILVYGPPTTSGTRDSFEEQLMQAASKNFKEYGEKAGKYGSIREDGAYVPSSENDNLIVAKLAQNKDAYGIFGYGYLAENGSKVAAVGINGIKPSEKSVADGSYTLARSLYFYVKNENFKANDEIPAFIDLFISQAMIGKDGALKSLGLISLNQDSFAAMRKNAADPQKLSVEMVKSGKVIQ; the protein is encoded by the coding sequence ATGAAAGTTTTTAAAAGTGTAGTTGCAGCCTCTTTACTTTGTATGGTAGCTTATGCTGAGCAAATCAGGATCGCTGGTAGCTCGACAGTTTTTCCATTTTCTAGCTTTGTAGCAGAGGAATTTGCAGCGCTAAAGGGCAAAAAAGCTCCTATCGTTGAAAGCCTTGGAACAGGTGGCGGCTTTAAGGCATTTTGCGCATCACAAAAGGGTATAGATATAGCAAACGCTTCAAGACCTATGAAGCTAAGCGAATTTCAAGAGTGTGAGAAAAATGGCATAAACCAAATTTCAGGCTTTATGATAGGCTATGATGGTATCGTTTTGGCACAAAATAAACAAAATGCGGAACTAAGCCTAACAAAAGAGCAAATTTTCCTGGCTCTTGCCAAACAAATTCCGCAAAATGGTGCTTTGGTGGATAACCCTTACAAAAAATGGAACCAGATAGATGCAAGCTTACCTGATAAGGAAATTTTAGTTTATGGGCCCCCAACAACATCTGGCACAAGAGATAGCTTTGAAGAACAGCTCATGCAAGCAGCCTCTAAAAATTTTAAAGAATACGGCGAAAAAGCGGGCAAATATGGCTCTATAAGAGAAGATGGAGCTTATGTTCCATCAAGTGAAAACGACAACCTAATAGTCGCAAAACTAGCCCAAAACAAAGACGCTTATGGCATTTTTGGGTATGGGTATTTGGCTGAAAATGGTAGCAAAGTCGCAGCTGTTGGGATAAATGGCATAAAGCCAAGCGAAAAAAGCGTAGCAGATGGTAGCTACACTCTAGCAAGAAGCCTTTATTTTTATGTAAAAAATGAAAATTTCAAAGCAAATGATGAAATTCCAGCCTTTATAGATCTTTTCATAAGCCAAGCTATGATAGGCAAAGACGGCGCACTAAAGAGCTTAGGGTTAATATCACTTAATCAAGACAGCTTTGCTGCTATGCGTAAAAATGCTGCTGATCCACAAAAACTATCTGTTGAGATGGTAAAATCAGGCAAAGTTATCCAATAA
- the pstC gene encoding phosphate ABC transporter permease subunit PstC, whose protein sequence is MSFKNKGSQNLTYALLFAASLVSIICTLMILASILFEAMKFFSTQSFTNFFLSFHWAPHDAFLGKDGSFGSLGLFFGTFYISLIAVLTAFPLGIFTAIYLSQYCSKQKRAYLKPFLEILAGVPSVVYGFFAAIFVAPIVVSMAEFFGLDASHNNALSAGLVMSVMITPMIASLCDDTLCQVPKKLHYGALSLGLSKEESIIFAVLPPAMPGIIAACLLGLSRALGETMIVVMAASLRVNFSLNPLEDMTTVTVKIVEVLSGDQEFDNPLTLSAFALGITLFAITFVINFIAVLISRAYQRKYKIANL, encoded by the coding sequence TTGAGCTTTAAAAACAAAGGCTCACAAAACCTTACATACGCCCTACTTTTCGCAGCTTCATTAGTTTCTATCATCTGCACACTAATGATTTTAGCTTCTATTTTATTTGAGGCTATGAAATTTTTCTCCACTCAAAGTTTTACAAATTTTTTCCTGAGTTTTCACTGGGCTCCACACGATGCATTTTTGGGCAAAGATGGTAGTTTTGGCTCACTTGGATTATTTTTTGGAACATTTTACATCAGCTTAATAGCTGTTTTAACGGCATTTCCACTTGGAATTTTCACGGCAATTTACCTAAGCCAATACTGCTCAAAACAAAAAAGAGCCTACTTAAAGCCATTTTTAGAAATTTTAGCCGGAGTACCAAGTGTTGTTTACGGCTTTTTTGCTGCGATTTTTGTTGCACCAATTGTTGTTAGTATGGCGGAGTTTTTTGGGCTAGATGCTTCGCACAACAACGCTTTAAGCGCAGGGCTTGTGATGAGCGTGATGATAACCCCCATGATAGCCAGTCTTTGCGATGATACACTCTGTCAAGTGCCTAAAAAACTACATTACGGGGCTCTTAGCTTGGGACTAAGCAAAGAAGAAAGTATAATATTTGCCGTTTTGCCACCAGCCATGCCAGGGATCATCGCGGCATGCTTGCTCGGACTTTCAAGGGCTCTTGGTGAGACGATGATAGTGGTTATGGCTGCTAGTTTGAGAGTAAATTTTAGTTTAAATCCACTTGAAGACATGACAACAGTGACGGTTAAAATAGTAGAGGTTTTAAGCGGCGATCAAGAATTTGATAATCCACTAACTTTAAGCGCTTTTGCCCTTGGGATTACGCTATTTGCTATAACTTTTGTGATAAATTTTATAGCTGTTTTGATCTCGCGAGCCTACCAGCGTAAATACAAAATCGCAAATCTATAA
- a CDS encoding response regulator transcription factor has product MSGLVVIIDDEKDLVELLEYNLQKAGFETFGFYNTKKVEQFLEEEDVDLLIVDRNLIHAEGAEFVLELRKKGFNHPVIFLSAKDSKKEQLQGFESGGDDYITKPFDMDDLIVRVKAVLKRTKKEANVYKFKDIFLDLSSAKVLVKNSEVLLSKLEILLLSEFIKNKNLILSREYLADKIWQNDETSEKTINIAIKRLREKLGGEYIVAVRGQGYKIC; this is encoded by the coding sequence ATGTCTGGGCTAGTCGTGATAATTGACGATGAAAAAGATCTAGTTGAGCTACTTGAATATAACTTGCAAAAGGCTGGATTTGAGACTTTTGGCTTTTATAACACCAAAAAAGTTGAGCAGTTTTTAGAAGAAGAGGATGTTGATTTACTCATCGTAGATAGAAACTTGATACATGCTGAGGGGGCTGAGTTTGTTTTAGAGTTACGAAAAAAAGGCTTTAATCATCCTGTGATATTTTTATCAGCCAAAGATAGCAAGAAAGAGCAGCTACAAGGCTTTGAAAGTGGCGGAGATGATTATATCACGAAACCTTTTGATATGGATGACCTGATAGTACGCGTAAAGGCAGTGCTAAAACGAACAAAAAAAGAGGCTAATGTATATAAATTTAAAGATATTTTTCTGGATTTAAGCTCGGCAAAAGTTCTGGTTAAAAATAGTGAAGTTTTGCTCAGCAAGCTTGAAATTTTACTACTCTCAGAGTTTATAAAAAATAAAAATCTTATCCTTTCTAGAGAGTATCTCGCAGATAAAATTTGGCAAAATGACGAAACTAGCGAAAAGACGATAAATATTGCCATAAAGCGACTGCGTGAAAAGCTTGGAGGTGAGTATATCGTGGCGGTACGCGGTCAAGGATATAAAATTTGCTGA